The Mercenaria mercenaria strain notata chromosome 10, MADL_Memer_1, whole genome shotgun sequence genome contains a region encoding:
- the LOC123561410 gene encoding uncharacterized protein LOC123561410: MRGILHLTTRRKMADFCAIVGVLASLMVASWAATVPSPKCDSLKSPINGLVQCSINGSVLTCTGLCNNGYVFSTGDDFITRTCETGIWNGGSDLPLCVSDTCKNKLLSGVNDSDITASSVWSGVKGYYFGSERARLDSDVIMVGNVVQSGGWRAASNTLDQYIQVELSEVKRITGITTKGRAVLTGDSANEYVTQYRVLYSVDGKQWTPYSSQTVSDQFLSGNTDNNTPKTNILLCPFDAKYIRINPMAWHENIALRFGILGCTSDGSKPMCLTPTRPPVAAWTTPELLSPTQQPPATPPIAIRTTVAPRVDLCTAIPPPANGMVGCESQGNGTQLVCVANCKDGYIFDTNTLLIKKVCEQSTGVWTSGSGLPTCIFNSNASPRPPLHNNHHGCLTAKKDCDIVGNGDFHACGGCHFFASCSEGYLSVRACPEALLFDAVSGLCDYHSRSCPESIVG, from the exons CCACTGTCCCTAGTCCAAAATGTGACTCCCTGAAGTCACCAATCAATGGACTCGTGCAGTGCTCGATAAATGGATCAGTATT gacATGCACAGGGCTTTGTAATAATGGATATGTGTTTTCAACTGGAGATGATTTCATCACACGAACCTGTGAAACGGGAATCTGGAATGGCGGGAGCGATCTTCCGTTATGTGTTT CCGACACGTGCAAAAACAAACTCCTTAGTGGTGTAAACGATAGTGATATCACCGCCTCTTCTGTGTGGTCAGGGGTCAAAGGTTACTATTTTGGCTCGGAAAGGGCAAGGCTTGATTCTGATGTTATAATGGTCGGTAATGTTGTACAGAGTGGAGGATGGAGAGCAGCGTCCAATACACTAGATCAATATATTCAG GTGGAACTTTCGGAGGTTAAGAGAATTACTGGTATCACAACCAAAGGTCGCGCTGTTCTTACCGGTGATTCGGCAAACGAATATGTTACTCAGTACCGGGTTCTGTACAGTGTGGATGGAAAGCAATGGACACCGTACAGTTCGCAAACAGTGAGCGACCAG TTTTTATCGGGCAACACCGACAACAATACTCCAAAGACGAACATACTCCTATGTCCATTTGATGCAAAGTACATCCGAATCAATCCCATGGCTTGGCATGAAAACATCGCGCTCAGATTCGGAATTCTTGGCTGCACTTCAGATGGCAGTAAACCGATGT GTTTAACCCCCACCCGACCACCAGTCGCTGCCTGGACTACACCAGAATTGTTATCACCTACTCAACAACCGCCGGCAACACCGCCTATAGCCATTCGAACGA cCGTAGCACCTAGAGTAGACTTGTGCACAGCGATTCCACCACCAGCAAATGGTATGGTAGGCTGTGAATCACAAGGCAATGGAACGCAACT AGTTTGTGTTGCAAATTGTAAGGATGGTTATATATTTGACACAAACACGTTGTTGATAAAGAAAGTTTGTGAGCAAAGTACAGGAGTATGGACATCTGGATCAGGTCTGCCGACTTGTATAT TCAACAGTAATGCATCGCCCCGACCACCACTCCATAACAACCATC ATGGGTGCTTGACAGCAAAAAAGGACTGTGATATCGTCGGAAATGGCGACTTTCATGCTTGTGGTGGCTGTCATTTTTTCGCCTCATGCTCAGAAGGATATTTGTCTGTGCGCGCATGTCCGGAAGCTCTTTTATTTGACGCTGTTTCCGGTCTGTGTGACTACCATTCAAGATCGTGCCCAGAGTCTATAGTTGGATGA